The Cyprinus carpio isolate SPL01 chromosome B17, ASM1834038v1, whole genome shotgun sequence genome has a window encoding:
- the hhat gene encoding protein-cysteine N-palmitoyltransferase HHAT isoform X2 — MTPQWELVSLPRWEMTAYWILSFSSHLYSFYQLHRFSEEHEVSLDREVQLERGFLIWGFKKDPTDFEWSFWNEWAWQSLLWSLIGHAVLSILADNLLPQFRLAVITVYGFLSAGWLLGVRGLTVLMLHLSISLVVAQLRSPILSWFCSLLLLSTLNVPALQDLQRGWYTSEDQYYLLLFSTAVCSLRCISFSLELCWHPLQAGRPNHCSNLEEKRLKTLIFQFYKLTAYCFYHPLFYNGPIVTYRDFSEQIERPVYKVSVVYVLSGILRVCVWWCLAEFMIHFMYMHAIQSNETYLEMLPPWALGGLALALVQFFYIKYLVLFGTVSLLVRLDGLEPPKLPRCVSIMYSFTGMWRYIYVPLGGSHHGVFRKLISTALAFGFVCFWHGCHDYLQYWAVLNWVGVLVENGLALLFSSRPLHPIIVRFLSPRMQRRGLALISALSTAFLILSNLFFLGGIHVGRIFWKRVFVEGWSSVAIPMVAFLYCFAQVGIEWDMR; from the exons ATGACTCCACAATGGGAGCTGGTATCTCTACCTCGATGGGAGATGACGGCATACTGGattctctccttctcctcccatCTCTATTCTTTCTACCAGTTGCACAGGTTTTCTGAAG AGCATGAGGTCAGCCTGGACAGAGAGGTGCAGCTGGAGAGAGGATTCCTTATATGGGGATTCAAGAAG GACCCTACAGATTTTGAGTGGAGTTTTTGGAATGAGTGGGCATGGCAATCTCTTTTGTGGTCATTGATTGGCCACGCTGTGCTGTCCATATTGGCAGATAATCTTTTGCCTCAG TTCCGACTGGCAGTCATAACGGTGTATGGCTTCCTCTCAGCTGGTTGGCTTCTCGGAGTGCGGGGCTTGACTGTCTTGATGCTGCATCTGAGCATCTCATTGGTGGTTGCTCAGCTACGTAGCCCCATCCTCTCATGGTTTTGCTCCCTCCTGCTGCTCTCCACACTCAATGTCCCTGCCCTCCAGGATTTACAG CGTGGTTGGTATACATCTGAAGACCAGTACTACCTCTTGCTCTTTAGTACTGCTGTTTGTAGCTTGCGCTGCATCAGCTTTAGTCTGGAGCTGTGCTGGCACCCCCTGCAGGCTGGAAGACCAAACCACTGCTCCAATCTAGAGGAAAAAAGACTGAAGACTCTGATTTTTCAGTTCTACAAGCTCACTGCCTACTGTTTCTATCACCCCCTGTTTTACAATGGACCCATTGTGACCTACAGAGACTTCAGTGAACAG ATAGAGAGGCCGGTGTATAAAGTCTCTGTGGTGTATGTGTTGAGTGGAatactgcgtgtgtgtgtctggtggTGTTTAGCCGAATTCATGATCCACTTTATGTACATGCACGCTATCCAGAGCAACGAAACCTACCTGGAGATGCTGCCGCCCTGGGCGCTGG GTGGTTTGGCTCTTGCGTTGGTCcagtttttttacataaagtatCTGGTCTTGTTTGGAACGGTGTCTCTGCTTGTCAGACTGGATGGACTAGAGCCTCCAAAGTTACCACGCTGTGTCAGCATCATGTACAGCTTCACTGGGATGTGGag gtaCATATATGTGCCACTGGGCGGCTCTCATCACGGTGTGTTCCGGAAACTCATCTCCACAGCGCTGGCATTTGGGTTTGTGTGTTTCTGGCATGGTTGCCATGACTACCTGCAGTACTGGGCCGTGCTGAATTGGGTTGGGGTGTTGGTGGAGAACGGTCTCGCACTCCTCTTTTCCTCTCGTCCTCTTCATCCCATTATT GTGCGTTTTCTGTCACCTCGGATGCAGAGGCGTGGCCTAGCGCTTATCTCCGCCCTCTCCACTGCTTTTTTGATTCTGTCCAATCTGTTTTTTCTGGGTGGGATCCATGTGGGCAGAATCTTCTGGAAGAGGGTGTTTGTCGAAG
- the hhat gene encoding protein-cysteine N-palmitoyltransferase HHAT isoform X3: MTPQWELVSLPRWEMTAYWILSFSSHLYSFYQLHRFSEEHEVSLDREVQLERGFLIWGFKKDPTDFEWSFWNEWAWQSLLWSLIGHAVLSILADNLLPQFRLAVITVYGFLSAGWLLGVRGLTVLMLHLSISLVVAQLRSPILSWFCSLLLLSTLNVPALQDLQRGWYTSEDQYYLLLFSTAVCSLRCISFSLELCWHPLQAGRPNHCSNLEEKRLKTLIFQFYKLTAYCFYHPLFYNGPIVTYRDFSEQIERPVYKVSVVYVLSGILRVCVWWCLAEFMIHFMYMHAIQSNETYLEMLPPWALGGLALALVQFFYIKYLVLFGTVSLLVRLDGLEPPKLPRCVSIMYSFTGMWRHFDVGLYKWLIRYIYVPLGGSHHGVFRKLISTALAFGFVCFWHGCHDYLQYWAVLNWVGVLVENGLALLFSSRPLHPIIVRFLSPRMQRRGLALISALSTAFLILSNLFFLGGIHVGRIFWKRVFVEGTMNTTEP, from the exons ATGACTCCACAATGGGAGCTGGTATCTCTACCTCGATGGGAGATGACGGCATACTGGattctctccttctcctcccatCTCTATTCTTTCTACCAGTTGCACAGGTTTTCTGAAG AGCATGAGGTCAGCCTGGACAGAGAGGTGCAGCTGGAGAGAGGATTCCTTATATGGGGATTCAAGAAG GACCCTACAGATTTTGAGTGGAGTTTTTGGAATGAGTGGGCATGGCAATCTCTTTTGTGGTCATTGATTGGCCACGCTGTGCTGTCCATATTGGCAGATAATCTTTTGCCTCAG TTCCGACTGGCAGTCATAACGGTGTATGGCTTCCTCTCAGCTGGTTGGCTTCTCGGAGTGCGGGGCTTGACTGTCTTGATGCTGCATCTGAGCATCTCATTGGTGGTTGCTCAGCTACGTAGCCCCATCCTCTCATGGTTTTGCTCCCTCCTGCTGCTCTCCACACTCAATGTCCCTGCCCTCCAGGATTTACAG CGTGGTTGGTATACATCTGAAGACCAGTACTACCTCTTGCTCTTTAGTACTGCTGTTTGTAGCTTGCGCTGCATCAGCTTTAGTCTGGAGCTGTGCTGGCACCCCCTGCAGGCTGGAAGACCAAACCACTGCTCCAATCTAGAGGAAAAAAGACTGAAGACTCTGATTTTTCAGTTCTACAAGCTCACTGCCTACTGTTTCTATCACCCCCTGTTTTACAATGGACCCATTGTGACCTACAGAGACTTCAGTGAACAG ATAGAGAGGCCGGTGTATAAAGTCTCTGTGGTGTATGTGTTGAGTGGAatactgcgtgtgtgtgtctggtggTGTTTAGCCGAATTCATGATCCACTTTATGTACATGCACGCTATCCAGAGCAACGAAACCTACCTGGAGATGCTGCCGCCCTGGGCGCTGG GTGGTTTGGCTCTTGCGTTGGTCcagtttttttacataaagtatCTGGTCTTGTTTGGAACGGTGTCTCTGCTTGTCAGACTGGATGGACTAGAGCCTCCAAAGTTACCACGCTGTGTCAGCATCATGTACAGCTTCACTGGGATGTGGag ACACTTTGACGTTGGGCTTTACAAATGGCTCATCAG gtaCATATATGTGCCACTGGGCGGCTCTCATCACGGTGTGTTCCGGAAACTCATCTCCACAGCGCTGGCATTTGGGTTTGTGTGTTTCTGGCATGGTTGCCATGACTACCTGCAGTACTGGGCCGTGCTGAATTGGGTTGGGGTGTTGGTGGAGAACGGTCTCGCACTCCTCTTTTCCTCTCGTCCTCTTCATCCCATTATT GTGCGTTTTCTGTCACCTCGGATGCAGAGGCGTGGCCTAGCGCTTATCTCCGCCCTCTCCACTGCTTTTTTGATTCTGTCCAATCTGTTTTTTCTGGGTGGGATCCATGTGGGCAGAATCTTCTGGAAGAGGGTGTTTGTCGAAG GTACCATGAACACCACAGAGCCTTAA
- the hhat gene encoding protein-cysteine N-palmitoyltransferase HHAT isoform X1, with the protein MTPQWELVSLPRWEMTAYWILSFSSHLYSFYQLHRFSEEHEVSLDREVQLERGFLIWGFKKDPTDFEWSFWNEWAWQSLLWSLIGHAVLSILADNLLPQFRLAVITVYGFLSAGWLLGVRGLTVLMLHLSISLVVAQLRSPILSWFCSLLLLSTLNVPALQDLQRGWYTSEDQYYLLLFSTAVCSLRCISFSLELCWHPLQAGRPNHCSNLEEKRLKTLIFQFYKLTAYCFYHPLFYNGPIVTYRDFSEQIERPVYKVSVVYVLSGILRVCVWWCLAEFMIHFMYMHAIQSNETYLEMLPPWALGGLALALVQFFYIKYLVLFGTVSLLVRLDGLEPPKLPRCVSIMYSFTGMWRHFDVGLYKWLIRYIYVPLGGSHHGVFRKLISTALAFGFVCFWHGCHDYLQYWAVLNWVGVLVENGLALLFSSRPLHPIIVRFLSPRMQRRGLALISALSTAFLILSNLFFLGGIHVGRIFWKRVFVEGWSSVAIPMVAFLYCFAQVGIEWDMR; encoded by the exons ATGACTCCACAATGGGAGCTGGTATCTCTACCTCGATGGGAGATGACGGCATACTGGattctctccttctcctcccatCTCTATTCTTTCTACCAGTTGCACAGGTTTTCTGAAG AGCATGAGGTCAGCCTGGACAGAGAGGTGCAGCTGGAGAGAGGATTCCTTATATGGGGATTCAAGAAG GACCCTACAGATTTTGAGTGGAGTTTTTGGAATGAGTGGGCATGGCAATCTCTTTTGTGGTCATTGATTGGCCACGCTGTGCTGTCCATATTGGCAGATAATCTTTTGCCTCAG TTCCGACTGGCAGTCATAACGGTGTATGGCTTCCTCTCAGCTGGTTGGCTTCTCGGAGTGCGGGGCTTGACTGTCTTGATGCTGCATCTGAGCATCTCATTGGTGGTTGCTCAGCTACGTAGCCCCATCCTCTCATGGTTTTGCTCCCTCCTGCTGCTCTCCACACTCAATGTCCCTGCCCTCCAGGATTTACAG CGTGGTTGGTATACATCTGAAGACCAGTACTACCTCTTGCTCTTTAGTACTGCTGTTTGTAGCTTGCGCTGCATCAGCTTTAGTCTGGAGCTGTGCTGGCACCCCCTGCAGGCTGGAAGACCAAACCACTGCTCCAATCTAGAGGAAAAAAGACTGAAGACTCTGATTTTTCAGTTCTACAAGCTCACTGCCTACTGTTTCTATCACCCCCTGTTTTACAATGGACCCATTGTGACCTACAGAGACTTCAGTGAACAG ATAGAGAGGCCGGTGTATAAAGTCTCTGTGGTGTATGTGTTGAGTGGAatactgcgtgtgtgtgtctggtggTGTTTAGCCGAATTCATGATCCACTTTATGTACATGCACGCTATCCAGAGCAACGAAACCTACCTGGAGATGCTGCCGCCCTGGGCGCTGG GTGGTTTGGCTCTTGCGTTGGTCcagtttttttacataaagtatCTGGTCTTGTTTGGAACGGTGTCTCTGCTTGTCAGACTGGATGGACTAGAGCCTCCAAAGTTACCACGCTGTGTCAGCATCATGTACAGCTTCACTGGGATGTGGag ACACTTTGACGTTGGGCTTTACAAATGGCTCATCAG gtaCATATATGTGCCACTGGGCGGCTCTCATCACGGTGTGTTCCGGAAACTCATCTCCACAGCGCTGGCATTTGGGTTTGTGTGTTTCTGGCATGGTTGCCATGACTACCTGCAGTACTGGGCCGTGCTGAATTGGGTTGGGGTGTTGGTGGAGAACGGTCTCGCACTCCTCTTTTCCTCTCGTCCTCTTCATCCCATTATT GTGCGTTTTCTGTCACCTCGGATGCAGAGGCGTGGCCTAGCGCTTATCTCCGCCCTCTCCACTGCTTTTTTGATTCTGTCCAATCTGTTTTTTCTGGGTGGGATCCATGTGGGCAGAATCTTCTGGAAGAGGGTGTTTGTCGAAG